CGGCGGCGCGGCGGATTTCTTGCGCAGCCGGGCTGCGATCCGGGCCGCGAGCACCTTGCTGCTGTACGGTTTGGTGACATAGTCGTCGGCGCCCATCTCAAGCCCGAGAACGATGTCGTTTTCTTCGCCCTTGGCCGTGAGCATGATGACCGGAATATCCGCCAGGGCGGGATTGTTCTTCAAATTCCGGCAGACGGTCAGCCCGTCGATTCCCGGCAGCATGATGTCGAGCAGGATCAGATCGGGGACGAGCCTGGCGGCCATCGCCAGCCCCTCTTCGCCGTCGGAGGCGCAGTAGACCTGCAGGAAGCCGTTCATATTGAGGTTCATCTTCGTCATGTCGCAGATCGACGCGTCATCTTCGATCATCAATATCCGTGGATTCATTTTGCCTGCCTCTTTCCGGAAACCGCTGCAACCGGCAAAGGGACGCAAGCCGCATCCCGCCGTCCTGTTCAATATAATCATGCTGCGAAAATAAATCAAGTGCGGTCCGGCTTTTCCGGAATGCGGACAGAAAAAAAACCGTTCAGCGAACTGAACGGCGACGATGCCGGTAAATGGCATCCCCACGGGGATTCGAACCCCGGTTGCCGGGATGAAAACCCGGTGTCCTAGGCCTCTAGACGATAGGGACGTCTGATAACATGTTTCTAAATATATCACCTCTGTCTGGTTTTACAAGCGGGATTTGGAAATAAATTCATATTTTTTCCGGAAAAAAGCGGCGCCCTTTTGATTTTTTCGGGATTTTTTCCGCGAAAAGCTTGTAAAAAGGTAAAAATCATCTATTGTAATAAGGCGTGGCGGGTTAGCTCAGCTGGTTAGAGCGTCGGAATCATAATCCGCAGGTCTCGTGTTCGAATCACGAACCCGCTACCACTTTTCATAATTGGCGGCTTAGCTCAGTTGGTTAGAGCGTCGGAATCATAATCCGCAGGTCCCTGGTTCGAATCCTGGAGCCGCTACCATTTTTTTCCCCCTGATTTTTTCCGGGCCGGATTGTATTCCGGCAAATTCCGGATTGTTCTGCCTGAAACACGGAGAAAGCGGCGCGGAAGAGCGGACAATGCTTTTTACCTCGGCATCGGAATTCCGAATTCGGGCCGTCAGCGGGCGTTTTCGGCCGGCTGCTCGATCATCCGGATCTTCCGCCATTTGCCGGAGCTGAACCGCCAGAGGAAGATCATGGCGTCGATAAAGCCGCAGAAGGCGACGAAGGCCCAGACCTGGTGAATCGTCGCCGGATACCACTTGGTCAGCAGGATCATGCCCGGCACCAGGACTCCCCAGGCGGTCAGGCTGTTCAGCAGAAAGATCGCCAGCGTGTCGCCCGCGCCGCGCAGGCCGCCCATGAAGATGAACTTGATGCTGTCGCAGGCGTTGAACATCGCGGCGGCGGTCAGTACGCCGGTGCAGATTTTCACGACTTCGTCGAAGTTGACGCCGGAATCCTGCTGCGGAGCGAAAAACGTCGCCAGCGCTTCCGGGAAGCAGATGTAGATCAATACACCGGCGAATGCGTAGATCGCCGAAATCCGCCAGGCGCGGTAAACCGCCTTTTCCGCGATTCCCTGCCGCCTGCGTCCGATGTACTGGCCGACCACGATCGCGGTCGAATCCGCCAGGCCCGTCAGCGGCACGAAAAAGATATTGTTGATCGAGAGCGCGATGACGCTCGCCGCAAGCGCGGTCGGTCCGAGGTCGCCGATCAGGAACGCCAGGAGCGTGAAGGCGCCGACATCCACCAGCGTCTGGAACCCGGCCGGAGCACCGTAGCGGAACAGGCGCAGCGCGAGGTCCGGGTGAAACTCCCAGCGACGGCGGGTCGGGATCTTCCGCTGGTTCTGGCTGTAAAAGTAGATGACGATCGCGATCATGCTCAGTCCCGCGCAGATGCTCGAGGCGATTCCGGCGCCGTAGATGCCGAGCGGCGGCAGGCCGCAATGCCCGAAGATGAACATCCAGTTCAGCGGGATGTTCAGAAGGCAGCCGCCGATGTTGATGACGGCGACCGGCAGCGTGCGTCCCTGTCCGGAGAAGAAAGAGTAGAACGGCGCGGCGGCGCAGACGAACACGCCGCTCGGCAGCAGCGAAATGAAATAGTCCATCTCGCGGCCGACCAGCTCGGGATTGTGGTTGGTCCCGCCGAGGATCGCAAGCCCGAGGACCGGGATTATGAATGTGATGAAGAGGCCGGCGGCGACGGCGACCGTCTGCCCGGCCCACACCGCGCGCAGCAGGTTCTGCCGGTCGTGCGCCCCGTGGTACTGCGCAACCATGGCCGACGTGAAATTGCAGGTGACCATGAAAAAGCAGAACAGCGTGAAGTACAGGATGCCGGCCGGCATGGCGGCGGCGACGTCGAGCGTCGAGTGATGCGCCAGGAACCAGCGGTCGACGAACTGCATGACGCTGTTGCTCGCGCTCATGATGATGAGCGGATAAGCGATCCGGCAGATTTCGAGATAGCCGCCGCGGCCGATGAAATTACGGCGGTTGAATGATTTGCGAATTCCGAACAGTTCCATGGCGATTGTCTTTCTGAAAAAAGTGCAAGATTTGTAATATAGCTGCTGCGGCGGAGAAAGCAAGCAGAAAGCCGGAATTTCGATTGATTTTTTCCGGGAGTGCGGTTATATTTATTTCATGATGGAATATTGCAAGCTTGAAGTGTACGTTCCGGCGACGCACGCCGGAGCTTTGAAAGAGGCGCTCGCGGCGGCCGGGGCCGGGAGGCTCGGGAATTACGACTCCTGCATCTGGGAGTGCGCCGGAACCGGGCAGTTCCGGCCGCTCGCCGGGAGCAGGCCGTTTCTCGGCACGGAGGGCGCGGTCGAGACGGTTGCGGAAACCAAACTCGAGATGATCGTGGAGCGCCCGCTTCTCGACGCCGTCCTGAAGGCTTTGCGGGCTGCGCATCCGTACGAAACGCCGGCTTTTCAGTATTGGCCGGTTCAACTCTGATGGAATTTTTTCATGAATTTGTTTATCACGCAATTGTTTGAAGATCCGCAGCGCTTTTTCATCTGGCTGCTGGTCGTGATTTTTTCGATCTGCTGCCACGAGTTCATGCACGCCTGGGCGGCGCTGAAGCAGGGGGACCCGACCGCGGCGGACGAGGGACACCTGACGTTGAACCCGATGAAGCAGATGGGGCCGTTTTCACTCGTCATGCTTGCCGTCTGCGGCATTGCCTGGGGGCGGGTTCCGGTCCGGCCGTGGCAGATGCGGCACCGCCACAGCGATGCGCTTGTTTCGCTGGCGGGACCGGCCACGAATTTCGGGCTTTTCCTGATTTTCGGCATCCTGTTCTACGTCTGTTACCGGGCCGGCGTCGAAAATCAGGCCGCGCTCATGCTTCTTGAGCTCGGCAGCGTTCTCAATATCGTGCTGTGCCTGTTCAATCTCCTGCCGGTCCCGGGACTCGACGGCTTTGCGATCCTGAAGAGTTTCTTCCCGAAGCTCGGCGAGGTGAATTCGGAGTGGAGTTCAGGGGCGTTTCTTGTGGCCTTCATGCTGCTCTTCTTCGTCGGCTTCCGGTATGTGGCGCTGGCGGGCGGATTCATGTTCTACCTGCTGTGCGGCACACTGGTCGGGATATTCGGCTGACGGGAGGGAACCGGAAGATGGAAAATCCGCAGATCTGGAGTGTGTCGGACGTAAATCATGCGGTTCGCGAGATCGTCGAGGGCGCGCTGCTGCCGTTCTGGATGGCCGGTGAAGTCGGTTCGCTGACGCTGCACCGTTCCGGGCACGCCTACTTTACGATGAAGGACGCGAAATCGCAGATCCGGGCCGTCTATTTCGGCGGCGCCGCGGCCTGCACGCGGCTCGGCATTGCGAACGGCTCGATGATCGAAGCGTTCGGCAACCTCTCGGTCTACGAAGTGCGCGGCGAGTACCAGTTCGGCATCCGGCAGCTGCGGCCGGCCGGCGTCGGGGACCTTCGGATGCGTTTTGAGGAGCTGAAGCGCAGACTGGCCGCCGAAGGGCTGTTCGACCAGGAGCGCAAGCGGCCGATTCCGAAGCTGCCGGGGCGGATCGGGGTGGTGACGAGTCCGTCGGGGGCGGCGATCCGCGACTTCCTGCAGATCATCAACCGCCGCTTTCCGAATGTGAATGTGCGGATTTATCCGTGTGCGGTGCAGGGGGCCGGGGCGGCGGAGCAGGTGGCGCGCGGCGTCGAATTTTTCAACCGCACGGACGGGGCCGATGTGATTGTCGTAACGCGCGGCGGCGGCAGTATGGAGGATCTCTGGCCGTTTAATGAGGAAATTCTGGCCCGTGCGGTCGCATCCAGCCGGATTCCGGTGGTCAGTGCGGTCGGGCATGAGATTGACTTTTCGATCTGTGACTTTGCGGCCGATCTGCGCGTCCCGACGCCTTCGGCGGCGGCGGAGCTGGTGATCGGCCGCCGGGAGGAGATGGTCCGGGAGCTCGACCGCAGCGAGAAGGATATGCGCTATGCGCTCGAATCGGCGCTGTCACAGGCGCGCGCCCGGCTTGACCGTGCGGCGGGGAGTTTTGTTTTCCGCGAACCGGCGCATCTGGTGCGGATGCGCCGGCAGCAGCTTGACGAGCTTGATACGCGCCTCGGAACGGCGGCGGAACGGTTCCACGGCCAGTTCCGGGCGCGGCTGGAGCGGCTGGAGAGTACGCTGCTTGCGCTTGATCCGCGCCGCCAGCTTGAACGCGGCTATGCGATTTTGTTCGACCCTGCGCAGGAGAAGCCGGTGACGAGCGCCGCGAATGTGGCGGCCGGAACCCGGCTCGTCGCCCGGCTGGCCGACGGCAGTTTGAATGTGACGGTTGACCGGCCGGGCAGCGTACCGCCGCCGCCTTTCGCTGCGGTCTGAACGGCCGGTGTTTCGCCCGGATTCAATTTGAAGTGCCGCCTCGAGTCCCGCCGGGGGCAGGGAGCCCCCCCTCCGGGAACCTTTCAGGGCCGCGCTTTGGCGCTTTTCCGGTTTGGTTACAGCGTGAGCTTGACCCGCTGGTCCTGCGACATCATGGAGAGATGCCGCACCGTGTCGAGTTCAAGTCTCAGCGCATTCGCCACCCGGGTGCCGTATTCGCGGTCCGCCTTGTAGAACAGCGCACACTGACGGAGCTGAATGTTCTTCTTCGCATAACAGAGGTGTCCGGCGATGTTGGCGACGAGATGCGTTTTATCCTTGTCGCCGAGCACACGGCGGTAAAGTTCGCCGGGCTGCTCGAAGTCGATGTCCTCCGGATCGATGTCGTGGCGCGCGATACTGCCCGAGATGTCGATCGCGGGCGGCGTGAACGCCTGGCCGGGCTCCGGTCCGTCCTGCATGTCGCCGCCGGCGAACAGCCGCCCCAGCAGCAGCTTGTCGGGCGACGGACCGATGCCGGGAACGAAATTCGCCGGATTGAAAGCCGCCAGCCCGACATTCTGGAAATAATGATCCGGATTGCGGTCGAGCACCATTTCGCCGAGCTCGATGAGCGGGAAGTCGGCATGGTACCAGACCTTCGTGACGTCGAACGGATCGAAGCGGGAGGCTTTGGCCTGCTCCGGCGTCATGATCTGCACATAGAGTTTCCATTTCGGGAAGTCGCCGCGCTCGATCGCCTCATAAAGCTTCCGTGCGGCGAGACCCGGGTCCGCTTTCGCCGGCTCTTCCGCCTGCCCGGCGTCCGGCGCCCGGAATCCGGTCGCGGCCTTGAAGTGATATTTGACCCACACATACTCGTTCCTGTCGTTGTACCACATGAAGGCGTGGCTGGAATAGCCGTCCATCTCCTGATAGGAGGCGGGCGTGCCGCGGTCCGAAAACAGGATCGTCACCTGATGCAGCGACTCCGGCGCCAGCGACAGGAAATCCCAGAACATGGTTGCGTCCTTGAGATTGCTGCCGGAATTCCGCTGCCGGGTGCGGATGAAGTCCGGGAATTTGATCGCGTCGCGGATGAAAAAGACCGGCATGTTGCTGCCGACCAGATCATAATTGCCCTCTTCGGTATAGAATTTGACCGCGAATCCGCGCGGATCGCGGACTGGGTCGGCCGGGCTGCGTTCACCGCCGTCCGTCGAAAAACGGGCGAAAAGTTCGGTCTTTCCGCCGGCCTTGCCGAACAGGCGCGCCCGGGTGTATTTCGAGAGATCGTTCGTGACTTTGAAGTAACCGAACGCACCGGCGCCTCCGGCGCGGACGGCCCGCTCCGGAATCCGTTCACGGTCGAAGCGGGCGGGTTTTTCAATCGGGGGGCCATCCTGCACCAGGGTACAGCCGGTCGAACCGGAGACCGGGCCTCCGTACACGGAATTTCCGTTTGCGGTCGTCAAAGTCTTCTGATTCTGCATCATCTTTCTCCTCCTCAAGTTGAAGCTGCATCGTCGGAAAGTCGGGCCGGAACGGGGGCTCTCCACTTCCGCCCGCTCCGGTACTGCATCTGGACTATATCACGTGTTTTCCCATATTTCAACTGGTTTTCGGGAAAAAGCATGCTATACTATCCCTGCGTAAAATCATATTTTGAAAAAGGAGTTCGGACTCATGACGGAAAAAGTGATCGCACTGGATATCGGCAATGTCTGCATCGGGATTCATCCGGAGCGCTGTTTCGGGGCGCTCGGGTTCCGCAGCCTGGCGGATATTCCGCGCGAAGTGCTGTTCCTGGCCGGCGAACGGTTCGAACGCGGTGAAATTTCCGAAGCGGAATTTCTGGACGGCTTCCGGCGGCTGACCGGTTCCGCGCTTTCGGATGCGGAGCTGCGCCGGGCGTTCTGCGCGATCATCGGGGAGCCGGTGCCCGGCATGGCGGAGCTGGTCTCCGGGCTGGCCGGGCGCGGCTACCGGCCGGTTTTCTTCTCCGATACGTCGGTCACCCATATGGAAGAGCTGCGCCGGAAATTCCCGGCCGCCTCCGCAGTTCCGGACGGCATTTACAGCTACCGGGTCCATGCGAAGAAACCGGAGCTCCCGATGTTCGAGGCGTTCGAGGCCCGTTTCGGTGTTCCGGCCTTCTACTTCGACGACCGCGCCGAACTGATCGAGGGCGCCCGGAAACACGGCTGGAACGCACATCGCTTCGTTTCAGCGGAAGAAGTCGACAAAATCCTCGGTTGAATCGGCATAACCTATTGCATTTGCGGCGGCTCCGGTTTATATTACAGCCGATGGAACTGTTACAACTGCTTTGAGGATATTTGAGCGATATGGCCAATTCGACTCCGGTCCGGGAAGAAGAGTCAGGCTTCCGGGTCCGCTACATCTTTTATATTGCGCTTCTGCTACTGGCGCTGCTGGCGATCTTCTCGTATTCGCCGGCCGACAGCGCCGCGATTTCGGGGGGTGTGGACGCGCCTCCCGCAAACTGGATCGGCAATGCCGGCGCATGGTTCGGTTTCTGGCTCTTCAACCTGTTCGGGCTGGCGACCTATCTGCTTGCGCTGGTGACGCTGCTGCGGCTTCTGCGCGCGGTCCTGCCCGGCAAGGGGCGGCCGCTGCTGTTTTTCACCGGGGAGGCGATGATCCTGCTCGGCTCGATCCTGCTGCTGGCGCTGTCGCCCTATCCGTTCGTTTCGATGACCGAACAGCTCGGCATCGGCCGCAGCGGCGTCCCGGAGCTTGCGCTGGCCGGCGGCGCTGTCGGACAGGTGCTCGCGGCCCCCGG
The nucleotide sequence above comes from Victivallis lenta. Encoded proteins:
- the xseA gene encoding exodeoxyribonuclease VII large subunit, giving the protein MENPQIWSVSDVNHAVREIVEGALLPFWMAGEVGSLTLHRSGHAYFTMKDAKSQIRAVYFGGAAACTRLGIANGSMIEAFGNLSVYEVRGEYQFGIRQLRPAGVGDLRMRFEELKRRLAAEGLFDQERKRPIPKLPGRIGVVTSPSGAAIRDFLQIINRRFPNVNVRIYPCAVQGAGAAEQVARGVEFFNRTDGADVIVVTRGGGSMEDLWPFNEEILARAVASSRIPVVSAVGHEIDFSICDFAADLRVPTPSAAAELVIGRREEMVRELDRSEKDMRYALESALSQARARLDRAAGSFVFREPAHLVRMRRQQLDELDTRLGTAAERFHGQFRARLERLESTLLALDPRRQLERGYAILFDPAQEKPVTSAANVAAGTRLVARLADGSLNVTVDRPGSVPPPPFAAV
- a CDS encoding catalase, which gives rise to MMQNQKTLTTANGNSVYGGPVSGSTGCTLVQDGPPIEKPARFDRERIPERAVRAGGAGAFGYFKVTNDLSKYTRARLFGKAGGKTELFARFSTDGGERSPADPVRDPRGFAVKFYTEEGNYDLVGSNMPVFFIRDAIKFPDFIRTRQRNSGSNLKDATMFWDFLSLAPESLHQVTILFSDRGTPASYQEMDGYSSHAFMWYNDRNEYVWVKYHFKAATGFRAPDAGQAEEPAKADPGLAARKLYEAIERGDFPKWKLYVQIMTPEQAKASRFDPFDVTKVWYHADFPLIELGEMVLDRNPDHYFQNVGLAAFNPANFVPGIGPSPDKLLLGRLFAGGDMQDGPEPGQAFTPPAIDISGSIARHDIDPEDIDFEQPGELYRRVLGDKDKTHLVANIAGHLCYAKKNIQLRQCALFYKADREYGTRVANALRLELDTVRHLSMMSQDQRVKLTL
- a CDS encoding MATE family efflux transporter, with protein sequence MELFGIRKSFNRRNFIGRGGYLEICRIAYPLIIMSASNSVMQFVDRWFLAHHSTLDVAAAMPAGILYFTLFCFFMVTCNFTSAMVAQYHGAHDRQNLLRAVWAGQTVAVAAGLFITFIIPVLGLAILGGTNHNPELVGREMDYFISLLPSGVFVCAAAPFYSFFSGQGRTLPVAVINIGGCLLNIPLNWMFIFGHCGLPPLGIYGAGIASSICAGLSMIAIVIYFYSQNQRKIPTRRRWEFHPDLALRLFRYGAPAGFQTLVDVGAFTLLAFLIGDLGPTALAASVIALSINNIFFVPLTGLADSTAIVVGQYIGRRRQGIAEKAVYRAWRISAIYAFAGVLIYICFPEALATFFAPQQDSGVNFDEVVKICTGVLTAAAMFNACDSIKFIFMGGLRGAGDTLAIFLLNSLTAWGVLVPGMILLTKWYPATIHQVWAFVAFCGFIDAMIFLWRFSSGKWRKIRMIEQPAENAR
- a CDS encoding site-2 protease family protein; protein product: MNLFITQLFEDPQRFFIWLLVVIFSICCHEFMHAWAALKQGDPTAADEGHLTLNPMKQMGPFSLVMLAVCGIAWGRVPVRPWQMRHRHSDALVSLAGPATNFGLFLIFGILFYVCYRAGVENQAALMLLELGSVLNIVLCLFNLLPVPGLDGFAILKSFFPKLGEVNSEWSSGAFLVAFMLLFFVGFRYVALAGGFMFYLLCGTLVGIFG
- a CDS encoding response regulator transcription factor, whose translation is MNPRILMIEDDASICDMTKMNLNMNGFLQVYCASDGEEGLAMAARLVPDLILLDIMLPGIDGLTVCRNLKNNPALADIPVIMLTAKGEENDIVLGLEMGADDYVTKPYSSKVLAARIAARLRKKSAAPPETRTVTLGALTIDLIAYRAELNGRPLMLTADEFKTLALLTSNPGRVFTRNQIIREVKGDNYSVTARAIDMHIVNLRKKLGEWADRIETVRGIGYKAAGE